The nucleotide sequence TAGAGGAATTTTTGCTGGGTATGCCGGGCATTCTGGACGTGCAGGTGGTGGCCGTGCCCAGCCGCAAATACGGCGAGGAAGTGGGCGCGTTTATCATCCCCCGGCCCGGTGTGGAAATTTTGCCCGAAGACGTGCGCGATTATTGTCGCGGCAAGGTTTCGTGGTTCAAAATTCCCAAATATATTACTACGGTTACGGGCTTTCCTCTTACGGCCAGCGGCAAGATTCAAAAATTCAAGTTGCGCGAGATGGCGGCCGAACGCTGGCCCGAAGCCATGGAGCGCTGAGTCTGACGGCCGCGCCTGGTCTGTGACGGGCGCGGCCTCATCCATTACGGCCTGACCTGAAAGGGGGAATGCATGCTTCTCAATGCCGTTCTGTGCGTCTGGAACGAGGAGGATGTTATTGCCGCCACGGTCAGACACGCCTTTGCCCAGGGCTGCACCGGCGTGTTTATTGTCGACAATGCCAGCTCAGACGGCACGGTGGCGGCTGCGGAGGCCGCCGGGGCCGTGCTGGCGGCAGCGTTTGACAGCAAGTATTTTAACGAAGACCTCAAGGTCACCTACCTCAATGAGGTGGTGCGCCGCTGGAACGAGCAGCACAACCCCGAGAGCGCCTGGTGGCTTTTTGCCGATGCCGACGAGTTTCCCGCCCTGGACGGCGGGCTGCGGATACTTGACTTTCTGGAGGGGCTCGACCCGGCCATTCGCGGCGTGCAGGGCTATCTTTTTAACCACCTGCCCACCCATCAGCCCTACCTAGCGCCGGGGCGGCATCCTGCCGATTTTATGCCCCTGTGCTCCAAAACATGGGGCGGCAAAGTGCCGCTGTTGCGCTACGACAGGGGGCGTCCGCACCTCTGGTCCATCGGCGGCGCGCATGATGTGGTGACCCATGGCGAAGCCCTGCCTGTCGTGCAGGACGCGTTGCAGATACACCACTTTCCGCACCGCAAGCCAGAGAGCACATTTGCCCGGCTGAAAAAGCTGGTTTTCCGCAATGAGGACGGCACAAGCCGCAGCGACTGGCACGACAACTTTTTACGGCAGGTGGGCGCGAATATCTCGCAGTACAACGCGCGCCATGACGAACTCATGAGCATGTACAGCGACAACCGGGGCAAGGAGCTGCTGTGCGGGCCGCTGGAATACGACTTCCGCACCCTTGTGCGCTGGTACGACGCCTACGACGATGTGCCCTTTGCCGCCCCACCGCTGGAGCAGAGCCTTTGCCGGGCTGTGTACTATTTCTTTTTGGAAGAGTATGACATTGCCCTGTGCAGGTTTAAGGACTCCTTTGATTTGTGCGGCGATGCCGACACCCGCCTGCGCATCCTGGTAAAAATGGCCGAATGCCTTGCGCATTCCTCTGCGGATGATGCGCGCGCCCTGCTTGTGCCCCTGGTGCGGCAGGGCAATCACGCCGTAAATGAATATATCAACGTCTTTTGCGGGCATATCCTTACAGGGCAGGCCCCGCCGCCAAGGCCGCAAAGCGGCCCGGCAACGGCCAGAATCGGCGTCAGCCAGAGCGTTTTTCCCGACGGCGTGGCCCAGAGATACGCCGCCATGGCCGCAGATATAAGCGGCGACTTCCGCCCGTTTTTCCGCTGACCGGGCAATGCCCGGCACAACCGTAATCACTGCAAAGAGCATCCATGAGCAATCAAGATTTTTCGTTAAATGGCGAGTCTCCCCTGTCCATGTCCGGCATCGGCGATATCCCCCCGCAGGCAACCTCCGTCCCCGCCGCAGCCCCAGCGGCAGCCGTTGCCGCGCCGCAGCCGTGCGCCTGCCCTCTGGCGCAGGTGCCCGCAAACGTGTGGAAGGAACTGCTGCGTCGTCCCTTCCGCAAGCGGCATCCCATTATTTTTTGGGGATTTGTCGTGTTGTTGCTGGCGGGCGTCGGCGTGCTGGGGGCCGTAATTGGCGGCAACGGGCTTATGGGCGGCCAGCGCATGGCCCTGGTCTCCGTCTCTGGCCCCATCATGGATCCCGAACCTACGCTGGAGTGGATACGCAAGGTCGAGCGCGACCCCTCGGTGGCGGGCGTGCTGCTGCGCGTTGACTCCCCCGGCGGCGGCGCGGCGGCCTCGCAGGAGCTGTATAATGCCCTGAGCGCCCTGGCCGGCAAAAAGCCCGTGGCCGTCAGCATGGGGTCGCTGGCCGCGTCGGGCGGACTTATGGTCAGCATGGCCGGGTCGCGGATATTCGCCAACGCCTCGACGGTCACAGGCTCCATTGGCGTGCGTATGGATATTCCGCAGCTGCAGGGGCTTTTGGGCAAGATCGGCGTGGGGCAGGAGACAATAACCACCGCGCCGTACAAGGACGCGGGGTCGTACATGCGGCCCCTCAGCCCCGAGCAGCGCGAGTATTTTAAAAAAGTGCTCGACGATATGCACCAGCAGTTTGTGGACATCGTGGCCAATGGCCGTCATATGGAGCACGCCCGCGCGGCGGCCCTGGCCAGCGGCAAGATTTTTACCGGGCGCGAGGCTGTGCAGCTGGGGCTGGTGGACGAACTGGGCGGGCAGGATTCGGCCCTGGCCTGGCTCTCGGCCCAGTGCGGCGTGCCTGCGGAACGCAAGCTTCTGTCGCGCCCCAAGGAGGGCGGGTGGCTGCCGCGCGGGCTCAAGACCATGCTGGGTGTTGACCTGAGAGCGCTGGGGGGCCTTGCCGCCAATGAGCCTGTGTTTCTTTATCAGTTTTAGCGGGTTGCAGCGCCGGGCCTTTGAGGCCGCAGGCAGCGGCCGGGCAGGGCGTTATGGTATAATGTATAGTTATGTCAGTGTATTGTGATAATTTGGGACGGCTGTTATAGACAGCCGTCCTTGCTTGTGCAAATATGCACCCCGAAAATTCATGCGCTCTGCGCGGTTGTTTGAAGGAGTCATTGTCAATGAGATATGCGCTGTTGGGTTCCTTGATGGCCTGCGTGCTGTTGTCGGGCCTGTGCGGTGTGGCGGTGGCGGCGGAAAAAAAATTCAACCATTACAGCATAGACCTGCCGGGCAAGTGCACAGCTACGGAAAAGGACGGCATCGCAACGGTCAGCTGCGGGCAGGATTCATTTTTTGCCATCGGCATTTTCACCAAGGCCGAAGCTGGCGGTCTGACGCCCAAACAGTTTGCCGAAAAACAATCGTCCAGGCTCAAGGGTACAGCTCCCGTCAAGGCTGACGACGGCGGCGGCTGGGCCTTTCAGGCCATGTCCGGCAGGGTGATGACCCACGTGGACGTGTCGTCCGAGGGTGATCTGACCCTGCTGTTTATCAGTGACGTGAGCGACAAGGACTGGCCCGAAGCCCTGCAAAAAGCCTATGATTCGCTGCGCGGCGCGGACGACTCCTCGGATGCGCTGATCCAGAAATCGCTTTTTGAGCGCGAATAGTACAGCCCCCCAGCACAAAAATCTGGCCCCGTCGGAGCATCCGGTGGGGCCTTTTGCGTTGTTTGGGGCACTGTAATGCGGGAGCGCTGTCGGGGGGAGGGGTACCCGGTTTGTTGCGGCCGCGTTGCCTCAGCTGATCCCGTCCACGCTGCACAGGTCGCTGTCAACCTTGTTGCGTCCGCCGTCCTTGGCCCGGTACAGGGCTTTGTCGGCGACCCTGATCAGTTTTTCGCAGGCCTGATGGCCAAAGCGGGCCGAGTTTGCGTCGATGCCCGCCACGCCTATGCTGACGGTCACAAACCCGTAGGCTGTTTGGCAGTGCGGAATGCGCAGGCCCTCCACTGCCTCGCGTACCCGTTCCGCCACGTTCAGGGCGTTTTCCTTGCCGGTCTGCGGCATAACAATGGCGAACTCCTCGCCGCCATAGCGAAATATCTCGTCAGCCGGTCTGAGCAGCGCCGCGCCCATGGCCTGGGCCACTCGGGCCAGACATTCGTCCCCCGCCAGGTGGCCGTAGGCGTCGTTGTACAATTTGAAGTTGTCCACATCGACCATGCCCACGCACATGACCCCGCCCTCCCGGGCCAGCCGCGCCATCTCCTTGTGCAGTGTCTCGTCAAAGTGGCGACGGTTGAACACGCCGGTCAGGTAATCCTTGGCGTTCATTTCTTCCAGCGTGCGGTTGGCCGCTTCAAGGCGGCGCTCCAGGCCTTTGCGCATGCTGATGTCGCGCATGAACACGCAAATGGAGGTGATGTCGCCGCAGGCGGTGGGCAGGCCAAAGGCGGATATGGCGTAATCCTTGCCGCCATGGATAATCTCCCGCTCGGGAAACTTCTCGCCCGCATCAAACAGCGCAAAGGCGCTGTTCACCATTTCCATGGTGGGGACGCCCATTTCGCCAACATGGCAGCGCACCAGCTCGTTGGTGGGCCTGCCGGTCAGCCGTGCGTACGGGCTGTTGACCGTGCGCAGCCGTCCCTCCCTGTCTATGAGGCAGAAGGCCACAAATGCGCGCGCAAAGATAGCTTCAAAGGCCGGGGACATGCCGGAATGGATGTCCACAGCGCCGATGCAGCGTTCACTGCCGGCAAAGGCTGTAATGTTGCCGTGGGCATCCCGGAGGGGCGTAATGTTCAGGGTGGTGATGGTATGCGTGCCCTTGGGGCACACATAGCGCACCGTGCACCCCGCAAGGCCGTTGCTGATGGATGCATGGTCAAGGGCCTGGCACAGCAGGGCCGCATCCTCCGGGTGCATGCAGTGCGTTAGCGGGCTGCCGGACAGGGACCCCTCGGGGATTCCCAAAAGCCGTTCTTTTGCAGGGTCGACAACGAGATATGTAAGATCAAGGCCAATGCGCCAGTGCACCGTGCTGCTGTTCTTCTGGACCGACAAGCTTTACCCCCCCCTCGCAACAGCCCTGAAACGCCTTCGGCAGCAGGCACCGGGCTGTATTGCGCAAAAAAATGCCGATTTTATGTACAGTACACC is from Desulfovibrio desulfuricans and encodes:
- the sppA gene encoding signal peptide peptidase SppA, with the translated sequence MSNQDFSLNGESPLSMSGIGDIPPQATSVPAAAPAAAVAAPQPCACPLAQVPANVWKELLRRPFRKRHPIIFWGFVVLLLAGVGVLGAVIGGNGLMGGQRMALVSVSGPIMDPEPTLEWIRKVERDPSVAGVLLRVDSPGGGAAASQELYNALSALAGKKPVAVSMGSLAASGGLMVSMAGSRIFANASTVTGSIGVRMDIPQLQGLLGKIGVGQETITTAPYKDAGSYMRPLSPEQREYFKKVLDDMHQQFVDIVANGRHMEHARAAALASGKIFTGREAVQLGLVDELGGQDSALAWLSAQCGVPAERKLLSRPKEGGWLPRGLKTMLGVDLRALGGLAANEPVFLYQF
- a CDS encoding sensor domain-containing diguanylate cyclase, which gives rise to MSVQKNSSTVHWRIGLDLTYLVVDPAKERLLGIPEGSLSGSPLTHCMHPEDAALLCQALDHASISNGLAGCTVRYVCPKGTHTITTLNITPLRDAHGNITAFAGSERCIGAVDIHSGMSPAFEAIFARAFVAFCLIDREGRLRTVNSPYARLTGRPTNELVRCHVGEMGVPTMEMVNSAFALFDAGEKFPEREIIHGGKDYAISAFGLPTACGDITSICVFMRDISMRKGLERRLEAANRTLEEMNAKDYLTGVFNRRHFDETLHKEMARLAREGGVMCVGMVDVDNFKLYNDAYGHLAGDECLARVAQAMGAALLRPADEIFRYGGEEFAIVMPQTGKENALNVAERVREAVEGLRIPHCQTAYGFVTVSIGVAGIDANSARFGHQACEKLIRVADKALYRAKDGGRNKVDSDLCSVDGIS
- a CDS encoding glycosyltransferase family 2 protein, producing MLLNAVLCVWNEEDVIAATVRHAFAQGCTGVFIVDNASSDGTVAAAEAAGAVLAAAFDSKYFNEDLKVTYLNEVVRRWNEQHNPESAWWLFADADEFPALDGGLRILDFLEGLDPAIRGVQGYLFNHLPTHQPYLAPGRHPADFMPLCSKTWGGKVPLLRYDRGRPHLWSIGGAHDVVTHGEALPVVQDALQIHHFPHRKPESTFARLKKLVFRNEDGTSRSDWHDNFLRQVGANISQYNARHDELMSMYSDNRGKELLCGPLEYDFRTLVRWYDAYDDVPFAAPPLEQSLCRAVYYFFLEEYDIALCRFKDSFDLCGDADTRLRILVKMAECLAHSSADDARALLVPLVRQGNHAVNEYINVFCGHILTGQAPPPRPQSGPATARIGVSQSVFPDGVAQRYAAMAADISGDFRPFFR